A genomic stretch from Erigeron canadensis isolate Cc75 chromosome 9, C_canadensis_v1, whole genome shotgun sequence includes:
- the LOC122581983 gene encoding pterin-4-alpha-carbinolamine dehydratase 2, mitochondrial, translating to MLSIRPLAYVSLKSSPIISSLFRRHGRSSTRLAQLLPDVVDSASNRRILNGFRAFSDLSLQKCVPCNRKDLKPMTEQNANVLKPKVPEWELLIDGGVMKLCRKWKVKNFLQGLEFFKVVGDLAEAEGHHPDLHLVGWNNVTVEIWTHACGGLTENDFILAAKINNLPLESYLRRK from the exons ATGCTTTCCATTCGTCCACTCGCTTAC GTGTCACTGAAATCATCACCAATAATAAGCAGCTTATTTCGACGTCATGGACG CTCAAGTACTCGTTTAGCTCAGTTACTTCCCGATGTTGTGGATAGTGCATCAAATAGACGCATACTTAATGGATTTAGGGCATTCTCAG ATTTATCACTTCAGAAATGTGTGCCGTGCAATAGGAAGGATTTAAAGCCTATGACGGAACAGAATGCCAATGTGTTGAAACCCAAG GTGCCTGAATGGGAGTTGCTAATTGATGGTGGTGTGATGAAGCTCTGCCGGAAGTGGAAAGTTAAGAATTTTCTTCAAGGCTTGGAGTTCTTTAAGGTTGTTGGTGACTTGGCTGAAGCTGAag GTCATCATCCAGATCTTCATCTTGTCGGATGGAATAATGTGACAGTCGAGATATGGACACATGCTTGTG GTGGCCTCACTGAAAATGATTTCATACTCGCTGCAAAAATCAACAACCTACCCCTCGAATCTTATCTCAGGCGTAAATGA
- the LOC122582183 gene encoding 1,2-dihydroxy-3-keto-5-methylthiopentene dioxygenase 2, with protein MGSAFKDDHEEVIQAWYMDDSNEDQRLPHHKHPKEFVSLDKLAELGVLSWRLDADNYETDEELKKIRESRGYSYMDFCEVCPEKLPNYEEKIKNFFEEHLHTDEEIRYAVAGSGYFDVRDRNEAWIRVWVKKGAMIVLPAGIYHRFTLDTNNYIKAMRLFVGDPIWTPFNRPHDHLPARKEYLEDFVHKEDSAVDAAA; from the exons ATGGGTTCTGCATTCAAG GATGACCATGAGGAAGTCATTCAGGCATGGTATATGGACGATAGTAATGAAGATCAAAGACTTCCACATCACAAGCACCCAAAGGAATTTGTATCTCTTGACAAACTTGCAG AACTTGGGGTACTTAGTTGGCGGTTGGATGCTGATAACTATGAAACTGATGAAGAATTGAAGAAGATACGTGAATCTCGTGGATACTCTTACATG GACTTTTGTGAAGTTTGCCCAGAAAAGCTGCCGAATTATGAGGAGAAGATCAAAAACTTTTTTGAAGAGCATCTTCATACTGATGAGGAGATTCGTTATGCTGTTGCTGGAAGTG GGTACTTTGATGTGAGAGATCGTAATGAGGCTTGGATACGTGTTTGGGTGAAGAAAGGGGCCATGATCGTATTACCTGCTGGTATATATCACCGCTTCACGCTTGATACAAACAACTACATCAAG GCCATGCGGCTTTTTGTTGGTGATCCAATTTGGACTCCTTTTAATCGACCACATGATCACCTGCCTGCAAG gaaAGAGTATCTTGAAGATTTTGTTCACAAGGAGGATTCTGCTGTTGATGCAGCTGCTTGA